The Lolium perenne isolate Kyuss_39 chromosome 6, Kyuss_2.0, whole genome shotgun sequence genome segment AGCAACTCGCTGCAGCATCAACGCCCATTGACTTGACTTGATATGGAAGAAGCTAGATAGAAAGATATGAGCAGGTTAAGGCAtcgctttctttctttctttcttttgctTTCCACGTTGGTTGCTTCTCTTTCCATCATTGCAATAATTGCAATTCTGGTCTCCTCCAATAACCAGTCAATTCAGATATTCGATGAGCAAGTTGTTGTAGTAATAAGTTAAACTAATCTCTAAGAAGACAGCCTAGAACTACTAAATCAAAGCCGCATGCATCCTGGCAGAATTAGTTGCCTGTGAGGACTGACCTACTTCCGTAAGTATCATCGAACAAAAGTAAGTTTAGAAGCGTCGTGGAGTTAAACAAGTTCCTGTCAGTCCGTCAACGTTAAATAAGCAAACTTTCCAAATGAGCTAGTATGCTAAGTGGTAACGATAAAAAACTCATCATTGTTTGTTCCTGGAGCTAGTGCTCATTAAAAATATATCAGCACTTTTTCTATTGGATTTGGAAAGCAACGTATTGTTTACCTTGATACGAATACTACTGCACAATAACTTTGATTAGCCTGTCGACCGTGATCCATTAGAATTTACATGATGAGAGTGGCCATAAAAAGTAATCTACTGTTAATTCTTGTATTCCACTCAAATCTATGGTAATGATTACATCGCTTTAGAGAGAGGATCAATGCCATCTCCAATGGCACTCGTCACCGGTTATTATCTTTTAAATGATTAGAGTGGACACAAGACCTGTAAACTAAAGAAAGCACCTCAAAATAATATAAGACAAAAAATACAATGTTGTTTCTCATCACTAAACCATGAATTTCCACAGCTCCAACTTGGTTGTTGACAGCTTAGCGATGTAGAGAACACCATGAAAACATGATGTACCTTTGAGTTTGCTTAAGAAGGTTTGCTAGGAGGGTTGCTATAGTGCTATCAGATCAACGTTTGGTTGGGCTTTTGGTTTTGAAAGGCCAGCCAAAAGCCCAAGCAACGCACCCAAAGTTGTTCCTAAACGGGCCCTACTCCTTAACAGAACGGATGTTGGAGAAAATACGATGAGCCAAACTGTGGAAATATTTGGGTCATCTGCTTAACCCCTCTATCACAGTAACGCGCAGCCACGCAAGTCGGAGAAGATCTGTCGATGCCTTGCTCTATGTGTGGATCCCGTGGAGTGCCGggtgagttccggcgagccgatTTCAGCGTCCGAGGATTAGCATTCCTTCTCGGTCGTGGTTGTGGTTGTGATTGATAGGGCAACCGCGCGCCGCCTCCGCGCAGCCCCAAAAACCCTTTACCCTCAGCCTCCGATGAATCCAAGCCGTTTGGCTGTACCTACGCTTACTTCTGTTTCCTTGATTTATCCACAGGAAAACCTTACAAGATTCCTTGGTTGGTCAAGCTGTTATTCGAGACACCCTCCGGCTTTGCACTTTTCTCTTTTGACGAGAAATATCTCAAGAAAGGCATTGAGGTGCTACTTGATTTGTTCTTTCTTCGCTGCCGATGCTCCTTTATTAACTTCATCTTTGTTGCTCACCCAATTAATAACCTTTTCTGTTTTTTCTGCAGCACATCTGGATATACTTCGTGGGCAACTACTGGCACAAAAATGTTAGTAAACGACACCACTTTCCTCTTTGTTGAATAACTGTTGGGCTGTCTTCTTGTTCTCTATTGTGGCCCATCTGGCCCAGCCCAGTCCTGACCTATATAAGGTGCTTCTATCTATGTAACCCTAAGCTGAGAGAGTTCATCCCTGCAGCCTCCTtctacctcaggttaggccctcacCTCTGCCCACATGGTATCATAGCAAGGGGCAGTGAGGGCAACGACGGGAAGGACTGCCGATATGGAAGCCTAGTCTGCTGTGGCAgctaggaggaagaggaagaggaaggaaggaAGTAGGCTGCTGCGGCGGcaaggaggggaaggcagtgacgaGTAAGGAGACGAAGAGGGCATCCTGCGGGTAAGCCCTTTGGTGTTTCTGAGAGTTTAGTTTGGTGTCAAGCATGGGGGACAAAGGGGATTTGGCCAAGGCTCTAGAGAAGCTGGCAGAACTTATCACTACCAAAtgagatggaggaggaggatctgTTGGAGGGGGGAGCAATCGTTCCCCATACCAACATCGGTCAGAAACTTGAGCTGCCGGCGAATGAAATCAAGTTGGAAGGAGTGGCCAACTATCTCCGGTGGTCAAGAAGGGCGCTGTTGATTTTGAACTCGAAAGGGTTGGATGAACGTGTGAGTGGTGAAGCTGCAGAACCAGCAGACAAGGCCAGTCCGGAATGGAAACAGTGGAATGCCATAAATTTTCTGATTGTGGCATGGTTGCTTAACTCTTTGGTTCCTAACATTGCTGCTTCTGTAGAGGCACTCACAAAAGCTTCAGAGGTATGGGATACCCTATCAAATCTATATTATGGAAAGAGGAACATTATTTTGATTGCTGAGATTGAGGATAAAGTGCATGACTTGCAACAAGGAAACAAAATTGTGATGGCATATGTGGCTGAGTTGCAACATCTTTGGGGAGATTTAGATCATGTTGACCCTCTGGAACTTGCCCATGGGGAATGTGTGAGTGCTGCTGCAAGCTGGATTGAACATCGGGAGTCATGAAGTTCTTGAAAGGTCTTAATCAAGATTTTGAGGGGAGAAGGGCTGCTTTACTGCATCAAACCACTACCCCTTCTCTCAAACAAGCCATTACAGCTATGTCCAGAGAGGAAGTGCGTCTGAATATGACAAAGGGAAGCGATTTTGTCCCCCATCCGGCATTCTACACTACCGAGAGACAAGAGATGAGAGACTGCTATACTTGTGGACAGAAGGGACACTTGAAGCATCAGTGTACCTCATGTGCTACACCCAGTAGGGGGAGAGGAGGATAAACACATGGCAGAGGAAGCTACAGAGGAAGAGGTTATGGCAGAGGTGGTGGACAGCCATATGGATAGCACTATGCAAGAGATGGTGGACAACAATATGGCAGAGGTGGTGGACAGTCATATGGACAACAGTATGGCAGGGGTGGTGGACAGCAGCACACTATATCACCCAAGGCACATATGGCAGCAGAGCCAACTACCATTACCTCTCAGGGACAATCAAAGGAAGAAGGACAAAATGAAGCAACCTTTGGGAACTTTGCTCACTATGTCTACAAAGATGAAGGTAATATTGATCGAGTTTCTATAGCCACTCATAATGCTAATTCAGATTGGAttcttgattctggagcatccaaACATGTTACTGGGAATATTAGTGAGTTTGACTCTTATACTCAGTATCCTCCCACGCATAGAGGCACTATCCAAACAGCAGATGGCACAGCACAATCTATAAAAGGGGAGGGGTCGGTGCAATGTACACCCAACATAAAATTATCATCAGTTCTACATGTTCCTGCTTTTCCAGTAAATCTGCTATCTCTAAGTGCACTGATTGATCAGCGGGACTATCGTATAATAGTTGAtagatatatgtgtttaattcagGAAAGGGAGAGCAGCAAGAAGATTGGGACTGCAACCAGGCATAGAGGTCTTTGGCACATAGATCGTGACAAGATGGAGCATGATGCTAGTTCCGTGTTTGCTGCGATCGTTGGAGGAAAGGAGAGTATGGCACTAGTTCATCATTGTCGAATGGGCCACATGGTGTTTGATAAAATGTTTCGAGTTTTTCCTGATGTAATGAATGGAGTGGACAAAACCAAATTATGTTGTGATGCCTGCGAATATGCTAAGCATACGAGAACCTCTTATGTTAGTAGAGGGATCAAAAGTGTATCCCCATTTGTGTTAGTGCACTCTGATGTATGGACGTGTCCTGTTGTGTCAGTAAGTGGCATGAAGTACTTTGTGACTTTTATTGACTGCTATTCCAGAATGACTTGGATTTATCTTATGCGTCACAAAGATGAAGTGTTCACTTGTTTTCAGAGTTTTTGTGCCTATGTGAAAAACCAATTCAATGTTTAGGTGTAAGTGATCAGAACTGATAATGGTACTGAATATATCAACAAACCTTTTGCTGCTTTCTTATCTTCTCAAGGTATACTGCACTAGACTTCATGTCCCGACACTCCTCCCCAGGATGGAGTTGCTGAGCGGAAGAATAGGCACATTCTTGAAGTGGCTCGATCTCTTATGTTTACCATAAATGTTCCCGAATTCTTATGGAGTGAGGCAGTTATGACTGCTACGTATTTGATCAACAGAATGCCTTCAAAGATTCTAGGTATGCAGTCTACTTGCCAACTCCTTCTAAATAACAATGACTTTGTTGTACCACCCAAACTCTTTGGTTGTACATGttttgtaagagcatctccactcgtccccccgacgaggcccccgagcgacgtttttcccatccggacggcgaaattcggcccagtcgcgcccccggttcctcgttttcgtccggatttggcccttcatccatccgacgagcccacgccatccccggccccccggggcgcgctcggggactccggacgagtgaaaagcggggaagggcccgatctgtcggtgactcgacgcacgaaccccaccgccacgtcgctcaaaatctcccccacccctcgtatctctctcgccgccggcaccaccccgccggcttgttgcccagattccgccgcccctccttcccgacctgcctatattccgccgtctttggacgacggcctatctggctgctcttccgccggcctgttttccgactttggcctgctcctcgtcgctcgcggctcgggttgcctcgaccacgcccgtcaggtgttcgtccatttgcctcgccggccatggactcggacgaagaggaggagcagatgttcgtcgagcttatgcaagaagagatggcagcagccgcccaagacgacgagcacatgatgatcctcggttgcttggcaagcatgtacgccggactggcaactggtcgacgtggtgggtcggcaccaggtcgccggaagtgcaagccgagacaatgaatggagggctactgcatgttgtacgccgactacttcgccgacaatccattgcacggtgagagtgttttccggcgtcgtttcaggatgagcagaaagctatttctgcaaattgtgtatgccatccgagactttgatccctacttcagatgcaaggcggattgcactggtttggttggattttcgtcactgcagaagtgcacagtggctatgaggatgctggcgtatggagctcccggtgatactgcagatgactatcttcggatggcggagtccaccgcccttgattgtttctaccggttctgtagggccgtcatagcagtgttcggggtctattacttgagatcacccactgtcgaagacactcagaggatccttgcaacaaatgaagctaggggttttccagggatgcttggaagcattgactgcatgcattggcaatggaagaactgtccgtttgcgtggcagggaatgtacaagggtcacaaaaaagctgcactgtgatacttgaagcagtggctacccatgatctctggatttggcactctttctttggtatgcctggatccaacaatgacatcaacgtcataaactgctccccggtcttttccaagcttgttgagggtcatgctcccccggtggactatgtgatcaatggtcggcactacaacaaaggatactaccttgcagacggtatctatccaaagtgggcaacatttgtgaagactatctccaaccctagcacccccaaactttgcgagtttgtcaagaaacaagaagcttgccgaaaagacgtcgagcgtgcatttggtgtcctccagcagagatttgctgtcgtccggttccccgctatgacttggtccaaagatcagatgtgggaggtgatgaactgatgtgtgtgcctacacaatatgattattgaaaatgagcgaaagcatccggttcctctggctgagcaagaagcaccatatgagagagagggccctcttgcacagcctaatcaccaggtgcctccatcatgggtcgccttctttgctatgcgccaggagattcgagactctacaatgcatcagctgctgcaagatgatctggtggagcacatatggaggctccgaggcaacgccgacgccaactagtctatcttaatttgtttgaaaaattgtgaaattgtgtgcttcatttgtttcagcacttgttaaacattgtactgattatcgccgaatttgtttcagcaattttcgtactcttggtcgccgaacttgttaaattttatgttaaatttgtttgaaatatgtcaaatggtcgaggttgggggtttcctgccggggggacggctggaacttcggcgctccccacgccaaatcttcctccaatccggacgaaaatttcgccggatttgggcgtggggagcgccaacgagtggggattctCTAAGGGATCACATGCCATCTGTTGGCAAGCTAGATCATCGGGCTATCAAATGTATCTTTATTGGCTATTCCTCCAGACAGAAGGGTTACAAGTGTTGGAGTCCCGCTGACAGGAGGACATTTGTAAGCATGGATGTTACGTTTCGCGAGTCAGAACCATTTTATGACGGTGAGAGTGATCTTAGTGGCTTGTTCAAGGGGCTTGACCATCTTGGTGATGCTCAAGAGGGGGAGCAACAGCAAGATGGTGaccaacaacaacatcaacaatTACCTATTGTTGCGGAGATTCCTGTAATTCCTGGTATACCTACACCACCTAGACCCGTACCACCACAAAGATGGTTGTAGAATCCACTTGTGTACTCTAGAAGACAAGTACAAAGGGAACAAGTAGATGCATTGGAGGAGCAACAAGACCAGGGGCAGGGGGAGCAACCCATTGGACCTGAAAATCAAGGAAGCACAAGTGTAGATTCTACTGAGGAGAATCAATCTCAGACTGAGTCCAATAATAGCCTAGACTTGCCAATTGCAATAAGGAAAGGGGTAAGCAAAGTTGGGCCCCCAAAGCGGCTGAGTTATGATGACTATGATGTAGGAAATTATATTTCTTACGAGGCATTGTCACCCTCTTTTCGGGCTTTTGTTGCTTCACTACAAACTGTATATGTTCATAAGGATTGGAAGGCAGCCAGGTTGGACCCGAGATGGTGCAATGCTATGGTGGAAGAATTAGAGGCcttgaagaaaaataaaacatgggagTTGATAGATCTCCCTAAAGGAAAGAATACAATAGGCTGTAAGTGGATCTATTCTGTAAAACAAAATGCAGAAGGAAAAGTGGAGAGATATAAGGCAAGACTTGTGGCAAGGGATATAGTCAGACTTATGgcattgactatgatgagacgttTGCACAAGTGGCAAAAATGAGCACTATCAGAATATTGATCTCTTGTACAGCAAATTTCGGATGGCCCTTGCATCAACTTGATGTCAAAAATGCATTTCTACATGGTGATCTTCAAGAGGAGGTGTATATGAAGATGCCACCAGGATTTTTCATACCTGAAAGTAAAGGGAAGGTATGTAGACTGAAGAAAtctctatatggtctcaaacaatctCCACGGGCCTGGTTTGATAGGTTTAGACAAGTGGTGTGTGGCATGGGATATGGTCAATGCAATGGAGACCATACCTTATTTTGTAGACATTCTGAGCAGAAAATCAATATCCTTGCtgtgtatgttgatgatattattatcacgggagatgatgatgttgaaatCGCAAAACTGAAAGGATGCTTGAGTCAAGCCTTTGAGGTGAAAGATTTGGGAGAACTTAAATACTTCCTTGGAATAGAAGTTGCACGATCGTCAAAAGGGATATCACTATCTCAAAGAAAGTATACTTTGGATCTCTTAGGTGATATGGGCATGTTGGGATGCCGAGTGGCTTCAACccctattgaccaaaataataaaATCACAGCAGAGTCTGGAGAACCCATAGACAAGGAGAAATATCAAAGACTTGTTGGAAGACTAATATACTTATGCCACAAAAGACCAGATATATCATTTGCAGTGAGTGTAGTGAGTCGCTATATGCATGATCCGAGGGATGGACACTTGGAAGCAGCTCAAAGAATCTTGAGATACTTGAAGGGCACTCCGGGAAAATGAACACCTAAATGTAGATGGATATTGTGATGCAGATTGGGCTAGCTGCTTAGATGATCGAAGATCCACCTCAGGGTATTGTGTTTTTGTTGGAGGAAATTTGGTGTCATggagaagtaagaaacaatctGTT includes the following:
- the LOC139832698 gene encoding uncharacterized protein; protein product: MEEEDLLEGGAIVPHTNIGQKLELPANEIKLEGVANYLRWSRRALLILNSKGLDERVSGEAAEPADKASPEWKQWNAINFLIVAWLLNSLVPNIAASVEALTKASEVWDTLSNLYYGKRNIILIAEIEDKVHDLQQGNKIVMAYVAELQHLWGDLDHVDPLELAHGECVSAAASWIEHRES